In Azospirillum thiophilum, the DNA window GGCGCTGACGGCGGCGGAGATGTTCGGCATCACCCAAGCCAACATCGACCAGACGCTGACCTCCGGCGATCCCCGCGTCCGCCGCTTCCTGGGCGTCGAGCCCGGCAACGGCACGGCGATCGGGCTGGACGACAAGTTCGCCTACAACATCGTCAAGCAGCTCGGGAATTATGGCGAGATCTTCGACCGCAACCTCGGCGCGGGCAGCCCGCTGAAGATCGATCGCGGCTACAACCGCCTGTTCCGCGACGGCGGGCTGATGTTCCCGCTCGCCTTCCAGTAAGCCCACCCCGCATCCGCACAGCATCCGGGAGATCGGCCCATGCTCGCCGCCCTCTGGGACAGCCCGCGCCTCCGGGCCTGGGCCGGTCAGGCACTTCTTCTCCTTCTCTTCGTCGGGACGCTGGTCTGGCTCGCCGGCAACACGGTCGAAAATCTGGCCGTCCGCAGCATCCGCGTCGGTTTCGACTTCCTCACTCGGCCGGCCAACTTCCCGATTTCGGAAAGCGTGATCCCCTACAGCCCGACCGACAGCTTCGCCTGGGCCTATGTCGTGGGCGTCGGCAACACCCTGATGATCTCGGTCCTGGCGATCCTGTTCGCCACCCTGCTCGGGCTGTTCGTCGGGCTTGCCCGGCGGTCGGCACACCCGATGCTGTCCGGAGCGGCAGGCGTCTTCGTCACGGTGGTCCGCAACACGCCGCTGATCGTGCAACTGCTGTTCTGGTACGCGCTCGCCACCACGGCGCTGCCGGCGCCGCGCAACGCGCTGCACCCCCTGCCCTCCGTCTATCTTTCCCAGCGCGGCCTCTATCTGCCGGGCATCGAGTGGAGCGGCAACGGCTGGGGCTTCGCGGCCGGGACCACGGCCATTCTGATCGCCGCGGCGCAGCTGGCG includes these proteins:
- a CDS encoding amino acid ABC transporter permease, coding for MLAALWDSPRLRAWAGQALLLLLFVGTLVWLAGNTVENLAVRSIRVGFDFLTRPANFPISESVIPYSPTDSFAWAYVVGVGNTLMISVLAILFATLLGLFVGLARRSAHPMLSGAAGVFVTVVRNTPLIVQLLFWYALATTALPAPRNALHPLPSVYLSQRGLYLPGIEWSGNGWGFAAGTTAILIAAAQLARQLRRRSPQDRQGGMVRILPVAGAVIAALLLAWATGIGARASLPELRGFNFTGGMRLSPEFAALMVGLVLYTAAFIGEIIRGGIDAVGRGQWEAGRALGLSERQTLMRIVMPQALRVIIPPLTTQYLSTVKNSTLALAVGFPELGLVIGTVINQTGQALESIAILLAVYLTIGSTVSLLMNWCNARTALATR